Sequence from the Terriglobales bacterium genome:
TGTGCTGCCAGGGTTGAAGCCATACCAGCCGAACCAGAGAATGAGACCGCCGCTGACAGCAATGGTGAGATCGTGGGGCAGCATGGGAGCGCCGCCATCGCGCTTGAATTTGCGGCCCAGGCGCGGACCAAGAACGATAGAACCCGCAAGCGCGATGAAACCGCCGATGGTGTGCACAACCGTTGAACCAGCAAAGTCATGGAAGCCCATTCCCAAAGAGGGAAAGAAGTTGCCATCGCTGCCCATGTTGGCCAGCCAGCCATCCGGTCCCCAGGCCCAGTGGCCGATGATGGGATAAATGAAACCGGAGACAGCGACGCTGTAAAGCAGGTCACCGACAAAGCCAGTGCGTCCAATCATCGCGCCCGAGGTGATGGTGGAACAGGTATCGGCAAAGGCAAACTGGAAGATCCAGACCGCGAGGAATGCCACGCCCGTGGTTTCATAGGTAGCCGGCGCATTCTGGAGGAAGAACCAGTGATAGCCGATGAAACCGTTGCCATGGCTGAACATGAAGGCAAAGCCAATTGCATAAAACAGAACGCCGCAAAGACATGTATCTACGACGCATTCCATGAGAACGTTAACCGTCTCACGTGAGCGGCAGAAGCCGGCTTCCAGCATGGTGAATCCGACTTGCATGCCGAAGACCAGAAAGGCAGCAACCAGAGTCCAGGCGGTGTTGACCGGATTGACCACGTCAGCAGCTTTGACTTCTGGGGCAGCCGTATCAGCATAAACGTGGGCAAAAAAGAGACCCGAGACCGCCGCCATGATCAGCAGCACCAGGGCCAAGCCTATCGCCTTGCCGGCAAAGACAGTCTTGGCGTAGCGCCGCCACTCCGGGTCGCGCATGCGGACGCGAAACCGCGAGAACTTCTCCGAGAAAGATAGTTTCTTCCCTCCCTGCACAATTGCAGACATAAGTAACTCCTTTTAGAAAATTTTTATTTTGAACACACGCTCAGCACGGCTGCGTAGAAGGCCCGGTTTCGGCCAGTGGCCAAAAACACTGAGGCACAACGGTCCGCTTACCGATACGGATCAACTTGCCGGCTCGTCATTGAGCACTATGTAGCTATGAGATGGGCACTGCGTCGTGCCCGAGAAGCGCCTCCCCTGAAAATCCAAGAGAGGGCAATACTCTGCAGTCTTCGTAACAACTGTGGTAAAAGATTGTGCAGGGATTGAATCGTAAAGTCCAATTGAAATTTTTGATAGCGGGAATTAGATTTCCTGATTTAGGAAAATCAGAAACAATTGAGAGAACTAAAAAAACCGGGTCCGCTAAAAGCCCAGCGACCCGGTCCGGCGTTTATGGAGGGGGCCTCCAGCCGAAAATCCCGTTGGACGGGACTGCTCCCTCCTTTTTATCCGACTTACTGCGAATTGTGCTTTACGGCATCGCTCAGAACAATGGCGTCAGCGATTTCTTTCATCGTCTTGCGCCTCTGCTGGCTCTGACGCTGCAGAATGACGTAAGCCTCACCTTCGCTGATCTTCAGATCGCGCTGGAGAATGCCCTTGGCACGCTCTACCAGCTTGCGCGTCTCCAATTGTTCTGAGAGCTGCGTTTTTTCGCTCTCCAATCGCGCCATTTCAATCTCGGCGCCCACAAGAAAACCAATAGTAGAAACCAGCCGGATCTCGCGATGGCTGTAAGGATGCGGCGCCCGGTTTTGCAGGTTGATCACGCCCACGAGACGTCCCCGACTTAGTACTGGAACTGACAGGAAGGCCTCAAAGCCGTCTTCCG
This genomic interval carries:
- a CDS encoding GAF domain-containing protein; the encoded protein is MGSTTDNLSISNGKSAHLLGEDFEAAFLHRIASRTPAAPLHDVLVEVVEFVTSVVKCDSCFIYVLEGDELVLRASKNPHPEAVDRLKLKVGQGITGWVAEHRQPVAVPHNASADSRFQIFNELPEDGFEAFLSVPVLSRGRLVGVINLQNRAPHPYSHREIRLVSTIGFLVGAEIEMARLESEKTQLSEQLETRKLVERAKGILQRDLKISEGEAYVILQRQSQQRRKTMKEIADAIVLSDAVKHNSQ
- a CDS encoding ammonium transporter, producing the protein MSAIVQGGKKLSFSEKFSRFRVRMRDPEWRRYAKTVFAGKAIGLALVLLIMAAVSGLFFAHVYADTAAPEVKAADVVNPVNTAWTLVAAFLVFGMQVGFTMLEAGFCRSRETVNVLMECVVDTCLCGVLFYAIGFAFMFSHGNGFIGYHWFFLQNAPATYETTGVAFLAVWIFQFAFADTCSTITSGAMIGRTGFVGDLLYSVAVSGFIYPIIGHWAWGPDGWLANMGSDGNFFPSLGMGFHDFAGSTVVHTIGGFIALAGSIVLGPRLGRKFKRDGGAPMLPHDLTIAVSGGLILWFGWYGFNPGSTLSAMDFEGIGRVATNTTLAACAAGLTAMFWAYMSSKKWDAGFTTNGFLAGLVAITCPCYWVSPTGAILLGGVAGVVVVLGVELLEWLRIDDPIGAVPVHGFAGIWGTLSLGLFACGKYGATGPISPDNSAPLKGLFYGGGLQVLKAQAIGSACITLATFAVSLAVMYAVNATGTLRVSEEGELYGLDLHEHGISAYPEYVISSLAMPQGMVEQHAMAEKQAVTTGALSGSAAHR